A window of Nocardiopsis sp. Huas11 genomic DNA:
TGGCGCGGGGGCTGCTCGTCCCCACCGGCGACGACACCCTCACGCTGCCCCGCGAGGTGGCGCTGTACCTGCGTTCGGGTCTGCTGTTCCGCGACGCGTCGACCGCCCCCGAGCCCTTCGAGGGACGGGAGAACCCGGGCACGACCGTGACCCAGGCCGCCGCCGGCCAGGCGTTCACGCTGCTGCGCGCGCTGGAGGAGCTGATGGAGCGCTGGTCGGAGGACCCCGCCGGGGTCCTGCGCAACGGCGGGCTGGGCGTGCGCGACCTGCGCCGGGCCGCCCAGGTGATGGACACCGACGAGCAGACCGCCGCCCTGTACCTGGAGACCGCCCGGGCCGCGGGACTGATCGCCACCGACGACCGCGTCGCCGGCGAGTGGCTGCCCACGCGCGAGTACGACCTGTGGCGGGAGCGCCCGCCCGAGTGGCGCTGGCTGCGCCTGGCCCGCGCCTGGCTGGAGTCGGACCGGGTGGCCGCGCTCAACGGATCACGGGACGCGGGGGGCCGGGTCCGCAACGTGCTGGGCCCCGGACTGGTCCGCCCGGCCGCACCGCAGGCCCGCCACGACGCGCTCTCGGAGCTGGGGACCGCGCCTCCGGGCTTCGCCCCGACCGCGGAGTCGCTGGCCGCGCGCCTGGTCTGGCGCCGCCCGCGCCGCCAGTCGGCGCTGTACACCGAACTCGTGGGGTACGCGCTGTCCGAGGCGGCCGAGCTCGGACTCACCGGACGCGGCGCCCTCGCCGAGCACGCGCGCCCCCTGTTGGAGGGCGACGAGGACGCGGCCGCACGCGTGCTGTCCGCCGAGCTGCCCACGCCGCTGGACTACGTGCTGGTCCAGGGGGACATGACCGCGGTGGCCCCGGGCCCCCTGGTGACCGAGCTCGCCCGCGAGCTCGCCCTGATCGCCGACGTGGAGTCCACGGGCGGGGCGACCGTGTACCGCTTCACGGAGGAGTCCGTGCGCCGCGCCCTGGACGCGGGCCGGGGCATCGCCGACATCACCGATCTGCTCGAACGCCACTCCCGCACACCTTTGCCCCAGGCACTGCGCTATCTGGTGTCCGACGTGGGACGCCGCCACGGGCGCCTGCGCGCGGGCACGGCCTCCAGCTACCTGCGGTGCGACGAGCCGTCGGTGCTGGAGGAGCTGGTGAACGACCGCCGGGCGGGCGACCTGGGGCTGGTGCGACTGGCGCCGACGGTCGTGGCAGCCGGGGTGAGTCGGGCCGCGCTGGTGGAACGGCTGCGCCAGCTGGGGTACCACCCGGTGCCCGAGAGCGGTGACGGATCCATGCGGTTGAGCCGGCCGGAGGTGCGCCGGGCCGACCCGGGGGACGTGCCGGCGCCGAGCGGGTCGGGCGCGTCCCGGGAGCTGTCCCGCGCGGCGGTGAAGGCGATGCGGGCCGGGGACGAGGCGTCCAACATCGCCCGCCGACCGGTGCCGCTGCCCGAGGACGGGCCGCCCGGATCGCGCACGGCGGCGGTCCTGGAGGCGCTCACCCGCGCGGCCAGGGAGGGGCGCAGGGTGTGGATCGGGTACACGGACACCGACGGCCGCCAGGTGAGCCGGATCGTGGAGCCGTCCGGCGTCGACGGCGGCTTCCTGACCGGCTACGACGCCACCCGCGACGCCGTGCACCGCTTCGCCGCCCACCGCATCAGCGCCATCGCCGAGCTGGAGAACACCCCCGACTGACCCCGACACGAAGCCTCCCTCGGGAGTGGGGGTGGGCGACGGGCGGAAAAGGAACCGCGCCGCAGGCGACCCATGGGGGAAAACTCCCGACACCGACACGAAGTGTCCCTCGGGAGTGGTGGCGGGTGGCAGGCAGAAAAGGAACCGCGCCGCAGGCGACCCATGAGGGAAAACTCCCGACACCGACACGAAGTGTCCCTCGGGAGTGGTGGTGGGTGGCGGGCGGGCTAGAGTGGCCGCGAGGTTGGTCGACCACCGACAGCGAGAGAACCCTCCATGAGCAACGCCTCTCTGCCCCCCGGAGCATCCTCCCCCCGTGATCGTGACCGCGGTTCCGGCCGCGGGGCGGAGCGTTCGGCGGAGCGCGACGGGGACCGGGACGAGCCCGCCACCGTCACGGGCGGCGGATCCAGCAGCTCCACGATGGCCCTGATCCTGCACGCGCTGACCTTCCTGTGCTGCGCGAACTGGCTGTTCGGGATCGCCGGGATCGTGTTCGCCGTCCGGGCCGCGCACGCGCGCGACCGCGGACGCGGGGACCAGGCGGAGACGCTCACCAGATACTCCTGGTACTGCCTGGGCGCGGCGGGAGTGATGTTCTTCGTCATGCTGGTGCTGACCTTCATCACGTGGACACAGGCGGGGTCGTGGATCGACGGCATCGCCCCGGTCACCAACTGGTGATCCCGCCCGCGGGACCGAACCATGGCACGCGTCGGCGCGTCCCATGGTGTGGGGCGGGGTAGAAGCCGAGGAGGCACGGCGGGAGGTGGCAGTGGACAGGGCACAGAACAGTCCTCGGGACTTCTGGGAGAAGGGCAGCGGCGCCGGAGGCGGCGCGCCCCGGCCCCTCGGCGGCGCACCCCGGCCCGCGCGGCCGCCCGGCCCCGGCGCGGCCCCCGGCCTCGTCGTGCCGACCGAGCCCCGGCCGACCGGCCCTCCCCCGCGCGTCGGCGGCGCCGTGGCCGCCCTCGTGGTGGCGCTGCTCACCCTCGCCGTACCGG
This region includes:
- a CDS encoding helicase C-terminal domain-containing protein, which codes for MTDNAQLDEHEPGAGSRGAPGSGRPPTFTSWLRGRSDDELAALVAARPDLVQPVPADIGALATRATTRNPVLRVLERLDRFGLQVLESVVALGDDRLSEPVGVTTADLSAALGLTPAADPADDLLARTLDDLLRLALVWPDRGRLRPVQVLRDLLPQPAQLGPPVRPLLAALPHSTVKRLADDLVPASTAVTPVESVATYLSEPAHVGALVGQVGDQARRLLDSLAWGPPHGTVTDARREISLANASSPVETLLARGLLVPTGDDTLTLPREVALYLRSGLLFRDASTAPEPFEGRENPGTTVTQAAAGQAFTLLRALEELMERWSEDPAGVLRNGGLGVRDLRRAAQVMDTDEQTAALYLETARAAGLIATDDRVAGEWLPTREYDLWRERPPEWRWLRLARAWLESDRVAALNGSRDAGGRVRNVLGPGLVRPAAPQARHDALSELGTAPPGFAPTAESLAARLVWRRPRRQSALYTELVGYALSEAAELGLTGRGALAEHARPLLEGDEDAAARVLSAELPTPLDYVLVQGDMTAVAPGPLVTELARELALIADVESTGGATVYRFTEESVRRALDAGRGIADITDLLERHSRTPLPQALRYLVSDVGRRHGRLRAGTASSYLRCDEPSVLEELVNDRRAGDLGLVRLAPTVVAAGVSRAALVERLRQLGYHPVPESGDGSMRLSRPEVRRADPGDVPAPSGSGASRELSRAAVKAMRAGDEASNIARRPVPLPEDGPPGSRTAAVLEALTRAAREGRRVWIGYTDTDGRQVSRIVEPSGVDGGFLTGYDATRDAVHRFAAHRISAIAELENTPD